A genome region from Danio aesculapii chromosome 2, fDanAes4.1, whole genome shotgun sequence includes the following:
- the LOC130247517 gene encoding NACHT, LRR and PYD domains-containing protein 1 homolog, with amino-acid sequence MNLIDGNKAFLFEAGAVRRKHKLSDPECLIPVKRIKDIDSDKEFKGNMMLQYKVSIVESCMFVTEYQLPSDKPVSLATRYTEPVIIQRSKVQTEKYSQEYVKSVHTSGTRTASELLLNDKNQSIRINQFFSHDSDGNTPKTVILSGDSGRGKSFILQKIMLDWACGELYNENFSVVFRLKWENLKCLSEEMSLTELLSRSCSLTSDQILEILELTPEKVLFLIDGVNVFESHPFTQFTLPHTDPSKRAPPLVILRNLFEGILLPLSFRLVTSKCIAADVVMINLLKGPLRFTEIEGFSERGVQEYFQKFFQDEKLFKKAYESVKTNETLLTTCSVPLLCWMVCFCLKKDANQVMTELKTTTSIYVHFVSTLLKDHHQSQSMLRSLGQLAEKNREVLIIQHVSFQKFLTALDFFLDKKDHCWKTEDSLSTDKISYLMSSPHLLFACGLLNIKVDSLFLKMCDWKVDWKIDENNLKIKLLEKILAMSKQYRVKLFALHCLYELQDDEYTRIALASWESVDLSNVFLRSTDCLALRYCLQLCPNIRYLKIMYDDLTADKLKILQPALALCETLSSSKQKVLDKDEKLSTCNPGASALDPHCQSCVDVADSDQWVQVQPSVCRDEEGSEFRISTPAGRFQCSRTRMRWVCDGDVTLHYRTVDGHFLNAELERLQCERVAPVLDVNVISGKLEEAHLPHYMCLAESDPALTSAVKLLSKRDEGISVQSVELSRYHAKICQPSFSLTTLIINWIMKWEAHCNLLLYMRCRDPLILHVYFFPVNDTCSKERVEQNERSSLLISHPRPNRPFRMKTPHLLKVPGASVHPVEGISFRTDFEPNFFKVRKLQDDDVQMNLIREEDKESVWTATVWKDEFVHLKQVQDEPPLNSEIDKSLFFDAHRLAFIQRVINVKSIADKLHEQRIIHKELYSKIIQTNLPSQEFMRDICDSVDSSGATAKRKFIVILQEEEPCLLEELMRSDS; translated from the exons ACATTGATTCTGACAAGGAATTTAAAG GGAACATGATGCTTCAGTACAAGGTTTCCATTGTTGAAAGTTGTATGTTTGTGACTGAGTACCAACTTCCATCTGATAAACCTGTGAGTCTGGCCACCCGTTATACTGAACCAGTGATCATTCAGAGGAGTAAAGTGCAAACTGAGAAATACAGTCAAGAATATGTGAAGTCTGTGCACACTTCTGGAACAAGAACAGCATCTGAACTGTTATTAAATGACAAGAATCAGAGCATCAGAATCAACCAGTTCTTCAGTCATGACAGTGATGGAAACACACCGAAAACTGTGATTCTCAGTGGAGATTCTGGAAGAGGAAAATCCTTCATCTTACAGAAGATCATGCTGGACTGGGCTTGTGGAGAACTTTACAATGAAAACTTTAGTGTAGTTTTCCGATTGAAGTGGGAAAACCTGAAGTGTCTTTCTGAGGAGATGAGCTTGACTGAGCTCTTGAGCAGGAGCTGTAGTTTAACATCTGATCAGATCTTAGAGATCCTAGAATTAACACCAGAGAAAGTTCTGTTCCTCATTGATGGAGTGAACGTGTTTGAATCTCATCCATTCACTCAATTCACGTTACCACACACTGATCCATCCAAAAGAGCTCCACCTTTGGTTATTCTCAGGAACCTGTTTGAGGGAATCCTGCTGCCTCTGTCATTCAGGCTCGTCACCTCAAAATGTATAGCTGCTGATGTAGTGATGATAAATCTCCTGAAAGGACCTCTGCGTTTCACAGAGATTGAGGGTTTCTCTGAGAGAGGGGTGCAGGAGTATTTCCAGAAGTTCTTTCAGGACGAGAAACTCTTTAAGAAGGCATACGAGAGTGTGAAGACCAATGAAACCCTCCTGACCACCTGCTCTGTGCCTTTGCTGTGCTGGATGGTCTGTTTTTGTCTGAAGAAGGATGCTAATCAGGTGATGACAGAACTAAAGACCACCACATCCATATATGTGCACTTTGTATCGACTCTGCTGAAGGATCATCACCAGAGTCAGTCAATGCTCAGGAGTCTTGGTCAGCTGGCAGAGAAGAACAGAGAAGTATTGATAATACAGCATGTCAGCTTTCAGAAGTTCCTCACAGCTCTTGATTTCTTCCTTGATAAAAAAGATCACTGTTGGAAAACAGAAGACAGCCTGTCTACAGACAAAATCTCATATTTAATGTCTTCACCTCATCTGCTGTTTGCCTGTGGTCTCTTAAATATTAAAGTGGAcagcctttttttaaaaatgtgtgactGGAAAGTTGACTGGAAGATTGACGAGAACAATCTGAAAATAAAACTGCTTGAAAAAATTTTAGCAATGTCAAAGCAATATAGAGTTAAGTTGTTTGCTCTGCACTGTCTGTATGAGCTCCAGGATGATGAGTATACAAGGATAGCTTTGGCAAGTTGGGAATCAGTGGATCTGTCTAATGTTTTTCTGAGGAGCACAGACTGTTTGGCGCTGCGTTACTGTCTTCAGTTGTGTCCAAACATCAGATATCTAAAGATCATGTACGATGATTTAACAGCTGATAAACTCAAGATTCTTCAGCCGGCACTCGCCCTGTGTGAGACTCTCAG CAGCTCGAAACAAAAGGTTTTGGACAAAGACGAAAA GCTGAGCACCTGTAACCCTGGAGCGTCTGCACTGGATCCTCACTGTCAGTCTTGTGTTGACGTTGCTGATTCAGATCAGTGGGTTCAGGTGCAGCCATCAGTCTGTAGAGATGAAGAAGGCTCAGAGTTCAGGATCAGCACTCCAGCGGGTCGATTTCAGTGCAGCAGGACCAGAATGCGATGGGTCTGTGATGGAGACGTCACTCTCCACTACCGGACAGTGGATGGACATTTCCTCAACGCAGAGCTGGAGAGACTTCAGTGTGAGCGAGTTGCTCCTGTGCTGGATGTGAATGTGATCTCAGGGAAACTGGAGGAGGCTCATCTGCCTCACTACATGTGTTTAGCAGAGTCAGACCCTGCTCTCACCAGCGCTGTCAAGCTCCTCAGCAAGAGAGATGAAGGAATATCTGTACAATCTGTAGAGCTCAGCCGTTATCATGCTAAAATATGTCAACCGTCATTCTCTCTTACAACTCTGATTATAAACTGGATCATGAAATGGGAAGCACACTGTAATCTTCTCCTCTATATGCGCTGTAGAGATCCTCTCATTCTTCATGTCTATTTTTTCCCGGTGAATGATACTTGCTCTAAAGAAAGAGTAGAGCAGAATGAAAGATCAAGTCTTCTGATCAGCCACCCCAGACCTAACAGGCCATTTCGGATGAAAACTCCACATCTCCTTAAAGTTCCCGGTGCATCTGTCCATCCTGTAGAGGGAATTTCATTCAGAACAGACTTTGAGCCAAACTTCTTTAAGGTCAGGAAGCTTCAGGACGATGATGTACAAATGAATCTCATCAGAGAGGAAGACAAGGAGTCTGTGTGGACGGCCACTGTATGGAAAGATGAATTTGTCCACTTAAAGCAAGTCCAGGATGAGCCGCCACTGAACTCTGAGATTGATAAAAGTCTGTTTTTTGATGCACACAGATTGGCTTTCATTCAGAGGGTTATAAATGTGAAGAGCATTGCAGATAAACTTCATGAGCAGAGAATAATTCATAAAGAATTATATTCTAAAATCATACAGACTAATTTGCCCAGTCAGGAGTTTATGAGAGACATCTGTGACTCTGTGGATTCAAGTGGTGCGACTGCAAAAAGGAAATTCATTGTAATTCTTCAGGAAGAAGAGCCCTGCCTCCTTGAAGAACTGATGCGCTCTGATTCATAA